The Colius striatus isolate bColStr4 chromosome 8, bColStr4.1.hap1, whole genome shotgun sequence genome includes the window GTAGTGCCCAAACCCAGTGAGTACCAGATGGAGAAAAGCCAGGAGTGCTTCTGTTCTAAAAAGCCTGCATCACCTCAAAATTCAGCCaaagtggctgctgctgtggcgtGGAGAGGCCGTGCTGCAAAGTGCCTGCTGCAAATCAGCCACACCAAAGAGGTGGAAGGTCTCTTCCCACAGGAGAAAGAGGACCTCCAAAATCCAGTGGTACTTCCAGGACACATTTCAAACACCACAGCTACAAAATATGCTGctgtccccctgccctgccacccTTCCCCTGGGGAGGATACTGCAGGACATAATGGGGCTAAAGCTGTGCCTACTACCAGCTATGGATTTCAGCTTTGCCCTGCCTTGCTGGGTGAGCTGCCTTCTAGCACAGTATGTCAACACTCCTCCTGCTCCCTTGTCCACCTCCTGTTCTGTGCCAGGGGAGCACTGTTTGCACCAGCCTCTGCGAGGTGAAGACGTGAGCCCCTCCATGCTAAAGCTCACCTTGCTCTCTACCCAGGCTAAGATCTGCAAGGCACATAGCTGTGccacaacccccctgcacaCAGTTAAAACTGGTGACAGCAGTTCCTTCCCCTCATTCTCAGGGTGTGAAGAAGCAAGTGCACCCACAGCCTCGCTGGAAGCTCAGCACCTTCAGCTGGCCTTGCAGTGGGGCAGGACTCTGGTCCCTGGCTCTTGCCATGGCTAGGTTTGAAGAGGAGCTGGTATCTTGGAGAAGAGCACCAACCAGACCATGGGAACTTGCACACAGATGAAGGCAATAAAGACCACCAAAAACTGCTGCAATATTCCACAGCTGGGCAGCAAGCAGGAAAGGCAGGGTCAGTGCATCCTTGCTCTGCCCCAGAGATGAAGGAGAAGCAGCCAAGGCAGGAGCTGAGACAGGCACCGTATGTTACCAAACTTCCTTGAGGAGAGGCACTGTTGTCCTCTGAGTCAAGCCACacagcacaggaaaacagcACTGGAAAGCCTACTTGGGAAAATCATTAGCATAGAAGTCTTGCCCATTCATTTTGGGTTGCATGTTTCATCAAGACAAAAGCTAGGCACGTTCCTCCCCTTGCCACGAGGCTGAAGATGGCGCCAGGCCAGAAGATTTCTACATCAGCACGAACCAGGCTGTCACAACCAAGTGACCAAGTGCCAACACCAACCAGCCTGTCCCTGAACACTGCAAGGGTTGAGCACTGCATGGGGCTGGCCCCAGGGGAGCAGGATGAACACAGAGACATCCCAGGCTGGCAGGGGAGAGGTGCTCTCCGAACACATGGTGGGTTCAGAGGCTGTGGTGCTACCAGCTGGGGAACAGCATTCTGGCTCAAGCTCTTACCAGTTGCTTCCCCAGCCATCATCTTCCAGGACTGTTGCAGAACACAATGAGAAATAGGTCCTAGAAACAAGCACATCCTCAAAGGCAATGgggtggagagagaaaaataggaAAGGTTGTACCAGATTTTCCCCAAGAACAGCTCTTCCTCTCACTCTCGAATGGCACACAGGGAGCAGGGGTTGGATATACTACAATGCACACCAGGAGAAAAGACTCGTGAGCCAAAAGCCCTGTGACGCAGCAAAGCCTGGCCTGTAGTGAGAAGATCAGCAACAGACTCCTCACCATGCTGTTCAAAGACACGAGGCAGGTTCCACTTCTTGGTGGATTTTGCATTGGGGAGCAGTGATGCCTCACCTGCTTTGCAGCTCAGGTCTTAAATATCTCATCCGCTGCAGAGGGGGGTATCTTCggtcttctctttccctttgacAGCAAGACAAGCAGTAGAAATCAGGCCCCTTTTTTTGGGGAAAGGGCCAACAGGGAGGCTGGAGTCTGAGAAAACATTTCCAACCAGCTGCTGAGAGGTGGCTCCATGCACTCTGAAACCTGGTGCAGAATGTGAGACCTCAGCCACCCTGCTGCAACATCCTACCATCAGTCACAGGCAGCCAGTGTGAGGCTCTTAGAGGGAGTTACAGAAGCCTGTAAGAGATTGCTTACTCCAAGTCGTTATCTAGTGCCACTGCCTAGAGGAAAGAATATGGCTATACACACCCTATTCAAATAACCTATTCCACATCAAACCAGGCCTTGCCCTGAGCAGGAACGTGCAGCCTCTGCTGGCCAAGGAGAGCCCACTCCACTGGAGTCCTTGATGAGAGTGAAGACAGTGCTGGCAAAAACCTGCCTTGGAGTGGACAAAGTGAAGATTCATCAGCACGATGAAGGAAATCTCTTTGCTCATCCTTAGTGAGGAGCACCAGGGAATGACCAGTGTGCAGCACTCAAAGCCACAGCTCCTACCTTAAGAGTAACACTTGCTAAATAACTGCACCTACTGCAGAAGGCTTTCCTGGTGACTGTCTTTTAATATTCCAGTACAGGTATGTTAGTACAGTCTTATCCCTCATTTGAAAGCACCAACTTAATGGGGGAAGAAACGGAAGAGTCAGAGCACTTGCAATCTGTTGCTAGAAGAAAATCAACCCAACTGCCTATACACAAGATGTCCACGCATGCGCTGCATCTGCCCCACCAGCACAGGGCAACATCCCCATTCACAGCTGGGTGAGCTGCTGAGCTATACtgggtctctctctgcctctgtcAGCCAGTACTTTCCTTTGCTCTGAGGTGGCTTTCTCCTGAGGTCTTTGGGGCCTTCTTTGAAGGAAGGCCAGTTTCTTGGGCAGTCCTCCTATTGGCTTGCTGGAAGGCAGAAGAATCCAGAAACACGTTAGGGATGCGGTCACCAAAATACATCTTGCTGTTTGCAGCTATTGCTTGGTATTTCATTAGTTCCAGATATTCAGGGGTAAGTTTaagctacaaaaataaaaaacagagaCTGTAAGAGACAACCTTCTGGGGCCTGCATCATTAGATTTCATCTCAGACAGCTGCTTCTGGGAGGTAGGCCATTAAATCAAGTGTTTTTCCAGTGCTGCCTGCCTGAACCATATCTCCTGTGCAGAGGAAAAGAATAAGCAAGTCTTGTTCTGATCAGTTTTCAAGTGCTCACCTTGTTGGAATCAGCCAGCTTCTGAGCACTGTAATACTCTGCAtcagcttttgctttctctcttgcTAGAAACGCAGCATCTGACAGTCAGAAAAAGAAGTGGTGTTAGCAAGTGAATACAGCCCCATCACACTGAGCACCTGAGCCTGTCTGTCCCTTGTGGACTAGCCAACTGCCAGCCTGGCTGGCTGTGCATTGCTGGCTTCTTACAGAGGTACCTGCAAAGGGGATGAATGACCCCAGTGCAGAACCCTGCACTACTGCACCCTCAATTATTTTTGCAGGACGGCAGTGCCTAAGAGCCCAGTTCTGAGGTTCCTTTACCTGCCACCACCCTTCCCTGCAAGATGACCCCAGCAGTGCAGTTACCTTCAATCCCAGAAATTCGCTTCTCCGTTTCTTTCTCCATAATCTTCTGCTGATAGTGAATCCTGGCCACCTGAGCCACCTTCTCTGCCTCTGCAATCACAACAGGCTCAGCTCAAACATTTGCTTCTCAGGGCTTGAGCATCAGCACTCTGATCCCAGCGCCTGCTTGCAGAATCTGCCATGCAAGTAGTTggctctctgctgcttccctttcTGCTTGGATCTTGCAGTGCCAGTTGTACTCCAAGCAAtagtcacagaaagaaaacagtgctgATGTTTCCTAGAGTTGCACTGTCTgacatccttttaaaaatgagaatcCCCTGGCTGAGGGACATTTAGCTTTCAGTTTTTCTGGTAGAGCTGTTACCTTTTGGCCTGCTGTAGGACAGAGGTATTCACCGTTCTGTTGCTATGGGGAGTGAGATGCAGATACAGCAGCATGAATACTCATATTTTCTAAATGACTGTCGGTACAGCCTGGGTGTGGTTCCTTCAGGGAGCTGTCAGTGATGCAAGAAACATCCTACCCAGGCTTACAGTTGGGTGCAGGGATGGAAATTCAGCCTAGCCCCCATCTGCTAGCAGTGACATACCAATGACAGCTTTCTTCCGGTCTGTCTCTGCCTCCTTCTCTACTACCTTCTGCTTCTGGGCTGCAATCAGCAGCTTAGTCTTCTCAGCCTCCCTGCAGGGTGAGAAATGGTATCAGAGGGAAACTGAGCTGGGGAGTAGCTCTGCAAACCAGGGTGCAAGAGGCTAGGGGGACAAGACACTGATCCAGCTGCCAGTATCATGTGCTCACTAGCTCTGTCTTCAgctgtgtgcacacatgcacaGCCAGCAGGTCAAAAGGAAGGGATTATTCCTCTTCTCTGTTTGTCACTGGTGAGGCTATATTTGAATGCTACATGCAGTTTGATGCTCTCAGGATGAGCATCGAGTCCAGTGCAGGCCTACTGTAAATATGGAGTAGGTGGCATGGCAtatgagaggctgagggagctggtctTGCTTAGCTGGAGATGAGGAGGTGAAGAGGGACCTGATGGCATCTTCCTCTTGGACAAGGCCCAAATGGCAGGGAATCATCATCCGCAGGGATGTCCCTACTTGCCTGGACATGGCCCTGGGCAAAActctgctttgggaaagggCTTAAGCAGGAGATCTCCATGGGTACCTGTTAGACTAAAACATGTCTGCAATTCTGTGAGTTTGCTGAAGGGGAGCTCACCAAGACCCCTGAGCCCTGAATTCAGTATTACAAATCTTCTACATGTTCTCTCTAGCACATCAGCGTCCCTTCTACACAAAGGAGCAGAAACATAGCCATGATACAGACTCTATACAAGCTAACACGCATATCTGTGAAGGGATGAAAGGCTTCAAGGTGAAAGAGCTATGGAAACAGAGCAACAGAATGCTCAGGTGAACGCAGTGAAACACACACTGACTACCCCAAGTGCCAAGAAAGCTTTCTAATAGAATTGTGTCTGTGCTGACCCTCAAAACAAATTCATACCATTTTATGTATAGCTACTCACATTAGTTCAAAATTTCTTCGGATGGCTTCTGGGATTTTGGGTTTTGTAACACGCACAGCCTATAAAAAACCAAGTGAGCACACTTTAAATGAAGCATTTTGATAGGAGCTTCCTAACAGAGAAATGTCTTTGCAAAACCAGCTATAGTGTGCTGGACATCTCCAAGTTGATCCATGATCACACATAATAGTTCCTAATCCTCTTGTACAACACAGTTGAGCATAGCCTCTTTCAGAGGTGCCTTACATTTGTACATCCTGTCTTTAGACCTATGGTACCTCAGAGATTAAGCAGAGCCTGTGGAATAGACTGCTACAGAGGTCCATTGCCTTTGTTAGAAGATGATGAGTTCTTCACTCCAAAGACTCTTCAAGCATCACCAGACAACACTTCACAAAGTACTGCTCAGGCAAGGGACTCACAAATCCAATTACATTAAATTGTAGGAGTAAGACTTGCAAAATGGAGGCAGGGCTATGGGCTCAGGAACAGATTTTCCAGGAGAAAAGCTTGCAAAAGCAACCAGACAATGGGAGACACGGTGGtgaagagaggagagagcagctaggcacaggcagcagctggggatcCTCAAGAGTGGTGTACATGGCCATGCTGACAGTACAATTCAGGGATGTGCCAGAGATGCAAAACTGCTCTGTGAGGACCTTCTCTGAAATACAGGAACACCCGCAGAGGCAGGACcaggaggtgctgctgctcatcTGGCATGTTGTGTGGCCCATTACTGAGCTTTGAGAGATGCGGATTGACACTCCATGGCTGCAAAATCGCTTCACAACCCTTCTGCTCCACCTTTACTGGAGATTTAGTGGCAAACTTGCCACTTTCTCTCTGAGGTCAGTAAATCTACAAAGACCCAAGGAGCATCCACAGAAGGGAATGGGATACAGACACATCCAGGCAAGTCTTTGTACGCAGTGTGAAAAGGAAACAGTTTCCATGTGACAGGCATCCTGGCCCCAGGAAACACATACTGCCTAGGGAGAAGGAACCACTCTGTCACCAAAGCAGGACATTTGGGAATCAaagagtggtttgggttggaaaggaccttccATGATCACCCTGTCCAAT containing:
- the ERLIN1 gene encoding erlin-1 isoform X4; this encodes MIYIDRIEVVNKLAPYAVYDIVRNYTADYDKTLIFNKIHHELNQFCSAHTLQEVYIELFDQIDENLKLALQKDLNVMAPGLTIQAVRVTKPKIPEAIRRNFELMEAEKTKLLIAAQKQKVVEKEAETDRKKAVIEAEKVAQVARIHYQQKIMEKETEKRISGIEDAAFLAREKAKADAEYYSAQKLADSNKLKLTPEYLELMKYQAIAANSKMYFGDRIPNVFLDSSAFQQANRRTAQETGLPSKKAPKTSGESHLRAKESTG
- the ERLIN1 gene encoding erlin-1 isoform X3, producing the protein MRSLELLDSAHTWVHMHSGGVMIYIDRIEVVNKLAPYAVYDIVRNYTADYDKTLIFNKIHHELNQFCSAHTLQEVYIELFDQIDENLKLALQKDLNVMAPGLTIQAVRVTKPKIPEAIRRNFELMEAEKTKLLIAAQKQKVVEKEAETDRKKAVIEAEKVAQVARIHYQQKIMEKETEKRISGIEDAAFLAREKAKADAEYYSAQKLADSNKLKLTPEYLELMKYQAIAANSKMYFGDRIPNVFLDSSAFQQANRRTAQETGLPSKKAPKTSGESHLRAKESTG
- the ERLIN1 gene encoding erlin-1 isoform X1, whose protein sequence is MTMAQAGVVVAAATGLLIFFLYSSIHKVEEGHLAVYYRGGALLTSPSGPGYHIMLPFITTFKSVQTTLQTDEVKNVPCGTSGGVMIYIDRIEVVNKLAPYAVYDIVRNYTADYDKTLIFNKIHHELNQFCSAHTLQEVYIELFDQIDENLKLALQKDLNVMAPGLTIQAVRVTKPKIPEAIRRNFELMEAEKTKLLIAAQKQKVVEKEAETDRKKAVIEAEKVAQVARIHYQQKIMEKETEKRISGIEDAAFLAREKAKADAEYYSAQKLADSNKLKLTPEYLELMKYQAIAANSKMYFGDRIPNVFLDSSAFQQANRRTAQETGLPSKKAPKTSGESHLRAKESTG
- the ERLIN1 gene encoding erlin-1 isoform X2, which produces MLPFITTFKSVQTTLQTDEVKNVPCGTSGGVMIYIDRIEVVNKLAPYAVYDIVRNYTADYDKTLIFNKIHHELNQFCSAHTLQEVYIELFDQIDENLKLALQKDLNVMAPGLTIQAVRVTKPKIPEAIRRNFELMEAEKTKLLIAAQKQKVVEKEAETDRKKAVIEAEKVAQVARIHYQQKIMEKETEKRISGIEDAAFLAREKAKADAEYYSAQKLADSNKLKLTPEYLELMKYQAIAANSKMYFGDRIPNVFLDSSAFQQANRRTAQETGLPSKKAPKTSGESHLRAKESTG